The bacterium genome has a segment encoding these proteins:
- a CDS encoding Rpn family recombination-promoting nuclease/putative transposase, giving the protein MQVLNVEGFEKRVLYNAAKAYSSQLKKSESFTTLEPIIALTITDFTMFGEVDNIITYFKLIEKETLIKYNDEIELIFIELPKFTKNEEELDSITDKWIYFIKNAGRLEYTPRTLVEEVEIKKAFEIANTAGMSEEELEAQFKRHDFIYLQKNSIEFALKQGLKQGIEQGIEQGIERGIKRGIQQGLEKGKNEKAIEIAKTLLSLGDDIEKISKATGLPIGEVKNLAKT; this is encoded by the coding sequence TTGCAGGTATTAAATGTAGAAGGATTTGAAAAAAGAGTTCTATATAATGCCGCTAAGGCATATTCATCTCAACTGAAAAAATCTGAGTCATTTACAACGCTTGAGCCTATTATTGCCCTGACTATTACCGACTTTACGATGTTTGGAGAGGTAGATAATATCATTACCTACTTCAAGCTAATAGAAAAAGAGACATTAATAAAATATAATGATGAGATAGAACTAATCTTTATTGAGCTTCCAAAGTTTACCAAAAATGAAGAGGAACTGGATTCAATAACAGACAAATGGATCTATTTTATAAAAAACGCGGGGAGACTTGAATACACCCCCAGGACATTAGTCGAAGAGGTCGAGATAAAAAAGGCCTTTGAAATAGCCAATACTGCCGGGATGAGTGAAGAAGAGCTGGAAGCACAGTTTAAAAGGCACGATTTTATCTACCTCCAAAAGAATTCCATCGAGTTTGCCTTAAAACAAGGCTTAAAACAAGGCATAGAACAAGGCATAGAACAAGGCATAGAACGAGGCATAAAACGAGGCATACAGCAAGGACTGGAAAAAGGCAAAAATGAAAAGGCAATAGAGATCGCGAAAACTCTCCTCAGTTTGGGAGATGACATTGAGAAAATATCAAAAGCTACTGGTTTACCAATAGGCGAAGTTAAAAATCTTGCAAAAACTTAG
- a CDS encoding diguanylate cyclase, with translation MNTNQKKKTLHDFLKSRVWQRTIINILDEKIGCSNYRVIDNKGEIALKKEAENAYCQAVKTQSGREIQCRSSISEIMAKAEETKAAVVEPCIALLLGFAIPLLMENELIGLIHGCQMVDPDLDPAVYQGLVQESDMDEDGFPILLERIPAISASRLKKDVELIHLLSQAFINLITNSQRSLKTGFTPKIIPEFYRIFKLNEDLIFELETEQLYSLLVDLISKSMNAEICSLMLCQPESQEITIKAAVGLSELAVKRTRLKVGEGMVGYVTKEGKPLLIKDVGKVRRFRIKHKPDRYYTKSLIICPLKVGHKSIGVVNVNNEATRRSFNEDDVRLLSILCNYAASAIDASLIAHRKKKSAAEREEIEMAKIKELQQEVEQEHVKIEEQKRELADLRTNSEKLLTLSKLFDEVKDSDELKTYLETLTPFVPAGKEEAITAKLDTDSARLETEGRDLHRLASLKREIDFREKLYEAAIEREDQKTQEIQAEKLEKLRTEAQKIEELRAKAEEFNLLYDVARAISSIQEPKEILRWVLERIQSFFRSHAGAFFLLEGKTLQGEIRPTCPLDDDCLEKLRKKLSQDWLEANPSDRKLRHPRKSIVSVEKGAYEVIASQVKEELASFITVPLKTNHKAIGLINISSLTPHAFTPLDKRIFVIVANQVSLAIERAQFFLEIKEAAEQDELTHVYNYRYLKRFLNREFARAERYKEPLSVIMLDSDGLKKINDQYGHDQGNRVIKHIAKLVQHKVRETDCMARFGGDEFGIVLPATEKKGAITLAERIKESISQHPIKIKGQKCHLTISLGVSAYPDSKIKSEMELLKQADEALYRAKQAGGDKVGS, from the coding sequence ATGAATACGAACCAGAAAAAAAAGACTCTTCACGACTTTTTAAAAAGCAGGGTTTGGCAGCGGACGATTATTAATATCCTTGACGAGAAAATTGGCTGTTCCAACTATAGGGTCATCGACAATAAAGGGGAAATTGCTCTGAAAAAAGAGGCAGAGAATGCGTATTGTCAAGCGGTCAAGACCCAATCGGGGAGAGAAATTCAATGCCGGTCGTCAATTTCGGAAATTATGGCTAAAGCCGAAGAAACTAAGGCCGCGGTAGTTGAGCCTTGTATCGCTTTGTTATTAGGCTTTGCCATTCCCCTTTTGATGGAAAATGAATTAATAGGTCTCATCCACGGCTGCCAGATGGTAGATCCTGACTTAGATCCAGCCGTATATCAAGGACTTGTCCAGGAGTCGGATATGGACGAAGATGGATTCCCTATCTTACTGGAGAGAATCCCAGCCATTTCCGCCTCCAGGCTAAAGAAAGATGTCGAATTGATCCACCTTTTGTCTCAAGCCTTTATAAATCTTATCACTAACAGTCAACGTTCCCTCAAAACCGGCTTTACCCCTAAAATCATTCCTGAATTTTACCGTATCTTTAAATTGAACGAAGACCTTATCTTTGAATTGGAGACAGAACAACTTTATTCGCTCTTAGTTGACCTCATATCTAAATCGATGAATGCAGAAATCTGTTCCCTGATGTTGTGCCAGCCTGAAAGCCAGGAAATAACCATTAAGGCGGCCGTAGGCCTCTCGGAGTTAGCTGTCAAACGCACCAGGCTGAAGGTAGGCGAAGGCATGGTTGGTTACGTAACTAAGGAAGGCAAGCCGTTATTGATAAAAGACGTGGGCAAGGTCAGGCGGTTCAGGATAAAACATAAACCCGACCGTTACTACACCAAATCTCTAATCATTTGCCCTCTTAAAGTAGGCCATAAGTCTATTGGTGTGGTCAATGTCAACAATGAAGCTACCAGGAGGAGTTTTAATGAAGATGATGTCAGGCTCCTTTCCATTCTCTGTAATTATGCCGCTTCGGCGATTGATGCCTCCCTTATTGCCCACCGGAAAAAGAAGTCAGCCGCCGAAAGAGAAGAAATAGAGATGGCTAAAATTAAGGAGCTACAACAAGAGGTTGAACAAGAACATGTTAAGATAGAGGAGCAGAAGAGGGAGTTGGCTGATCTCAGAACTAACTCGGAGAAACTGCTCACCTTGAGTAAATTATTTGATGAGGTGAAGGATAGTGATGAACTAAAGACTTATCTTGAGACTTTAACTCCATTTGTCCCTGCCGGAAAAGAGGAGGCCATTACTGCTAAGCTGGACACAGATTCGGCCAGGCTGGAAACAGAAGGCCGGGACCTCCATCGGCTTGCCTCCCTCAAGCGAGAGATTGACTTCAGGGAGAAATTATATGAGGCGGCCATAGAGAGAGAAGATCAAAAGACTCAAGAAATTCAGGCCGAAAAATTAGAAAAATTAAGGACTGAGGCCCAAAAGATTGAAGAATTACGGGCCAAAGCTGAGGAGTTTAATCTCCTTTACGACGTAGCCCGGGCCATTTCTTCTATTCAGGAGCCCAAGGAGATTCTAAGGTGGGTCCTGGAACGGATTCAATCCTTTTTTCGTTCTCATGCGGGGGCTTTCTTTCTCTTGGAAGGGAAAACCCTCCAGGGGGAGATAAGGCCAACCTGCCCCCTGGATGATGATTGTTTAGAGAAATTAAGGAAAAAGCTGAGCCAGGACTGGCTGGAGGCTAATCCGTCCGATAGAAAGTTGAGGCATCCCAGGAAGTCAATTGTTTCTGTGGAAAAGGGTGCATATGAAGTAATCGCCAGTCAAGTTAAGGAAGAATTGGCTTCTTTTATAACTGTCCCTTTGAAGACAAATCACAAGGCCATTGGGCTTATAAATATCAGCAGTTTGACCCCCCATGCCTTTACTCCTCTGGACAAACGGATATTTGTCATTGTGGCCAATCAGGTCTCATTGGCCATTGAGAGGGCGCAGTTCTTTTTGGAAATAAAGGAAGCGGCTGAGCAGGACGAGTTGACCCATGTCTACAACTATCGTTACCTTAAACGATTTCTTAACCGGGAGTTCGCCCGGGCTGAACGATACAAAGAGCCTTTGTCCGTGATAATGTTAGATAGCGATGGCCTCAAAAAAATTAATGACCAATATGGGCATGATCAAGGCAATAGGGTGATCAAGCATATTGCCAAACTGGTGCAGCACAAGGTAAGGGAGACAGATTGTATGGCCCGATTCGGCGGAGATGAATTCGGGATTGTCCTGCCGGCCACAGAAAAAAAGGGGGCAATTACCCTGGCGGAACGAATTAAGGAGTCCATCAGCCAGCATCCTATTAAGATCAAGGGACAAAAATGTCATCTCACCATCAGCCTGGGGGTGTCTGCCTATCCTGATTCAAAGATAAAATCAGAGATGGAATTGCTTAAACAGGCCGATGAAGCCCTCTACCGGGCCAAACAGGCGGGGGGGGATAAGGTCGGCAGTTAA
- a CDS encoding pseudouridine synthase, translated as MERLQKVLAGAGVTSRRKAEELILQGKVTVNENIVSSPGFKVDLKQDVIRVEGKLIKPEARVYILLHKPRGYVTTTRDPLGRPTILDLVGRLKKRIYPVGRLDFDSSGLLLLTNDGELTYYLTHPKLRIRKTYLAVFSGRLDSKAIRWLKTGVKLEDGWTAPCEIAVKERGESSTLLEMTIHEGRNRQIRRMGEAIGHPVIRLKRIKFGPWDLRGLKKPGQYRYLDPGEVDKFKRRFYR; from the coding sequence ATGGAACGCCTCCAGAAGGTTTTGGCTGGTGCTGGAGTTACCTCCCGCCGAAAGGCAGAAGAGTTAATCCTTCAGGGGAAGGTAACGGTTAATGAAAATATCGTCAGTTCTCCGGGCTTTAAGGTAGATCTTAAGCAGGATGTAATCAGGGTTGAAGGGAAATTGATTAAACCGGAGGCCAGGGTCTACATCCTTCTCCACAAGCCCAGAGGTTACGTCACGACCACCCGTGATCCATTAGGAAGGCCGACCATCCTGGACCTGGTTGGCCGACTGAAGAAAAGGATCTATCCGGTAGGCAGATTAGACTTTGACAGTTCAGGACTGCTCCTACTTACCAATGACGGAGAATTAACTTATTATCTTACCCACCCTAAGTTGAGGATCAGGAAGACTTATTTAGCTGTTTTCTCAGGTCGATTGGATTCAAAGGCTATCCGTTGGCTGAAGACCGGCGTAAAGTTAGAGGATGGGTGGACAGCCCCTTGTGAGATAGCCGTTAAAGAGAGGGGAGAATCATCCACTCTTCTCGAAATGACTATCCACGAAGGAAGAAACCGGCAGATACGACGAATGGGGGAGGCAATAGGACATCCTGTCATTCGACTTAAACGTATCAAATTTGGTCCGTGGGACCTTCGTGGACTTAAAAAACCGGGACAATATCGCTACCTAGATCCAGGTGAGGTAGACAAATTCAAAAGACGTTTCTACCGATAG
- a CDS encoding ABC transporter substrate-binding protein produces the protein MRLSADPTTLDPALAVDVASGMVTAKIFNGLVRYNGQMEIVPDLAKDWQISDDGRCYTFHLREGVKFSNGQLLTVEDVKYSFERVLDPKTRSPRTWVLDRIRGAKAVIEGKEFEVAGLTIVDTAAIRIELAAPFAPFLGLLTMPAGYIVPKTEVERWGEDFSAHVVGTGPFKLTEWRPDEGILLTANPDYFGDPPKIAGIKYKIIPEDMTALAEFETERLDVLGLPSVEQERFLNDPEWKPYILYQVGLNVYYLGLNCQSLPLDRVKVRQALNYAINKEAILKTILKGEGMVSHGPIPPGLPGSNKKVEPYPYDPDRARELLAEAGLPAGFSMKIYQTSNKEVLNITEVLQAQLKQVGITTEIVQLEWSAYKEAVTQGKVDAFYLAWVADYPDAENFLFPLFHSANWGSGGNRARYKNKAVDLLIEEAQQTLNTKHRLEIYEQLEAMIWAEAPWVFLWHKAEYVVHQPWVKEYRLYPIYNADKGTEVRLDA, from the coding sequence ATGCGGCTTTCGGCTGATCCTACTACATTGGATCCGGCCCTGGCGGTTGATGTGGCCTCGGGGATGGTCACGGCCAAGATATTTAACGGTCTGGTGAGATACAACGGGCAGATGGAGATAGTGCCTGATTTGGCCAAAGACTGGCAGATTTCGGATGATGGCCGCTGCTACACCTTCCATCTTAGAGAGGGCGTAAAATTTAGCAATGGTCAGCTTCTGACGGTAGAAGATGTAAAATACTCCTTTGAACGTGTCCTTGATCCTAAGACCAGATCGCCCCGCACCTGGGTCCTGGACCGAATCAGGGGAGCCAAGGCGGTTATTGAAGGCAAGGAGTTTGAGGTGGCCGGCCTTACGATCGTGGATACAGCGGCTATCAGAATTGAGCTGGCCGCCCCCTTTGCTCCTTTCCTTGGCCTCTTGACCATGCCGGCCGGCTATATTGTCCCTAAAACAGAAGTGGAGCGATGGGGAGAAGACTTCTCCGCCCATGTAGTGGGAACAGGCCCCTTCAAACTTACTGAATGGCGTCCTGACGAAGGAATTTTACTTACGGCCAATCCTGACTACTTTGGAGACCCCCCTAAGATCGCTGGGATTAAATATAAGATCATCCCCGAAGATATGACGGCTTTAGCCGAGTTCGAGACTGAACGGCTTGATGTTCTGGGACTTCCCTCCGTGGAGCAAGAACGATTCCTTAACGATCCTGAATGGAAGCCTTATATCCTCTACCAGGTAGGCCTCAATGTTTATTATTTGGGACTAAATTGCCAGTCCCTGCCTCTGGACAGGGTTAAAGTCCGTCAGGCCTTGAATTATGCCATTAATAAAGAAGCTATCCTGAAAACCATCCTGAAGGGGGAAGGCATGGTCTCGCATGGGCCTATCCCCCCAGGTCTGCCTGGCTCCAATAAAAAAGTTGAGCCATATCCTTACGATCCTGACCGAGCCAGGGAACTATTAGCTGAAGCAGGGCTGCCGGCTGGTTTTTCAATGAAGATTTATCAGACCTCGAATAAGGAGGTTCTCAACATTACGGAGGTTCTTCAGGCTCAACTGAAGCAGGTGGGTATCACTACCGAGATTGTCCAACTGGAATGGAGCGCCTACAAGGAAGCCGTTACGCAGGGGAAAGTGGATGCCTTCTATTTAGCCTGGGTAGCTGATTATCCTGATGCTGAAAACTTCCTCTTTCCTCTCTTTCATTCAGCCAACTGGGGTTCCGGGGGGAATAGGGCCAGATATAAGAATAAGGCCGTTGACTTACTTATCGAAGAAGCCCAGCAAACACTAAATACTAAACACCGCCTCGAGATTTATGAGCAACTGGAAGCTATGATCTGGGCGGAGGCCCCCTGGGTCTTCCTCTGGCATAAGGCCGAATATGTGGTGCATCAACCCTGGGTCAAGGAATACAGACTTTACCCCATATATAATGCTGATAAAGGAACAGAAGTGAGACTCGATGCTTGA